A stretch of Mytilus edulis chromosome 11, xbMytEdul2.2, whole genome shotgun sequence DNA encodes these proteins:
- the LOC139496320 gene encoding RNA guanine-N7 methyltransferase activating subunit-like isoform X2: protein MADEPSLDSSPSMTEIERKVQELEEMFKDRYTENDEDYMKTVSTPLPDPPCIKNWFVRQQRGNWNRGGGGYRGSGDRRYDDRNRGNYHGNRDSGDRRYDDRNRDNYHGNRDSGDRRYDDRNRDNYYGNRGGYHGNQGQDHHSHRGGRHQRNDNYGNRGRHDQRYNPY from the exons ATGGCAGATGAACCTTCCCTGGATTCATCACCAAGTATGACAGAAATAGAGAGGAAAGTCCAGGAGCTGGAGGAAATGTTTAAAGACAGATACACAGAGAATGATGAGGATTACATGAAGACAGTGTCAACCCCTTTACCTGACCCACCATGCATCAAAAACTGGTTTGTCAGGCAGCAAAGAGGAAACTGGAACAG aggaggaggaggataTAGGGGATCTGGAGACAGACGATATGATGATCGCAATAGAGGCAATTACCATGGTAACAGAGATTCAGGTGATAGACGTTATGATGATCGCAATAGAGACAATTACCATGGCAACAGAGATTCAGGAGACAGACGTTATGATGATAGAAATAGAGACAATTACTATGGTAACAGAGGTGGTTACCATGGAAACCAAGGACAAGACCATCATTCACATAGAGGTGGCCGCCATCAAAGAAATGATAATTATGGGAATCGTGGGCGACATGATCAGAGATATAATCCTTATTAA
- the LOC139496320 gene encoding RNA guanine-N7 methyltransferase activating subunit-like isoform X1, which translates to MADEPSLDSSPSMTEIERKVQELEEMFKDRYTENDEDYMKTVSTPLPDPPCIKNWFVRQQRGNWNRGGGGGYRGSGDRRYDDRNRGNYHGNRDSGDRRYDDRNRDNYHGNRDSGDRRYDDRNRDNYYGNRGGYHGNQGQDHHSHRGGRHQRNDNYGNRGRHDQRYNPY; encoded by the exons ATGGCAGATGAACCTTCCCTGGATTCATCACCAAGTATGACAGAAATAGAGAGGAAAGTCCAGGAGCTGGAGGAAATGTTTAAAGACAGATACACAGAGAATGATGAGGATTACATGAAGACAGTGTCAACCCCTTTACCTGACCCACCATGCATCAAAAACTGGTTTGTCAGGCAGCAAAGAGGAAACTGGAACAG aggaggaggaggaggataTAGGGGATCTGGAGACAGACGATATGATGATCGCAATAGAGGCAATTACCATGGTAACAGAGATTCAGGTGATAGACGTTATGATGATCGCAATAGAGACAATTACCATGGCAACAGAGATTCAGGAGACAGACGTTATGATGATAGAAATAGAGACAATTACTATGGTAACAGAGGTGGTTACCATGGAAACCAAGGACAAGACCATCATTCACATAGAGGTGGCCGCCATCAAAGAAATGATAATTATGGGAATCGTGGGCGACATGATCAGAGATATAATCCTTATTAA